The genomic stretch AAAGGGCGCTCTCACATGAGAGCGCCCTTTCTATTGAGACTGTAGCCGATCTATCAGCGGCCACAGCACTTCTTGTATTTCTTGCCCGAATCACAGGGGCAGGGCTCGTTACGCCCGATCTTCCGTTCCTTGCGAACCGGCGGACCAGAGACCATCTGGCCATCAACATATCGCCAGTTGTCTTCAATCTTGCGGAATTCTCCGCGTTCACGATGGGACAGCTCTTCGCCGTCGATGGCATAATTTGCGGTGAACTCGACAATGCCGGCTTCATCGCCTTCGCCACCGGCCCATGTGTCATGAATTTCCAGTCCGAGCCAGTCGGCTTTTTCGGCCCATTCCTTGACGGAAGAGTCGTCATGGTCCTTGAGTGCCTCAGGGGCAAGGGATTGCTTGAGGTAGTCCAGCTCGTTCAGCACGTAGGCAGAGTAGCGGGAACGCATGAGCGCCTCGGCGGTCGGGGCGGGTTTTTCACCGGAAATATACGGGGTGCAGCATTCGACATGTTCCTTGCCGGAACCGCACGGACAGGGCTTGGTCATGTGTCTATCCTTGGTTAGTTTGTTGATGGGCGGATTGTATAGAAAGGGAACGGTCTGTCAATCGGCAATTGCAGGGTTGCGGGACCTTGATTGGCATGTCACTCTTAGGTCATGATTCGCATTACCGAAAAGGTCGTTATCCCTTACGAAGAAATCCGCTTTATTACGTCACGCAGTTCTGGCCCTGGCGGCCAGCATGTGAACACGACGGATACGCGGGTCACTCTGCTGTTCAGTGTTGAAAAGAGCAATGCCTTGTCGCAGCTTCAGAAAGTCGCTGTCAACGGAAAATTGCGTCGACGCATAGATAAACGAGGCATACTCCGTGTGACCTCCCAGAAATTCCGCAGCCAGAAATCCAATAAGGATTCAGCAATCGAACGCTTTGTGGAGCTGATGCAATGGGCGCTCAAGCCGGTGACAAAGCGCAAGTCCACAGCGGTTCCAAAATCCGCAAAACGCCGCCGTCTGGAACGAAAAAAGCAAACAGCCCAGCGCAAGAAGGCACGGAAGACACCGGACGTCAGCAAGGAATACTGATCAGAAGGTCAGCCCTGGTTGAAAGTCAGAAAGCTTGAAACGGATCAGGAGCGGATAAGACCGAGATCATGCAATGCGAGGTACAGCTCGCGGCTGACCCAGGCATCTGTTGCCGCATAGTTGATCTGCTGGGTGGTCAGCTTTTCCTTGGCCCAGTTGGAACACTGCGCTGACTTGGAGATACGGAATCCCAACAGATTTGCAGCCATGTTTCGCAGACCGTGGGTTTGCATTTTCGCTGCCGTGGATACATCAGACAGATCGATGAACCCGGACGGAGTGAACTCTGCCAGACGCTGCAGGCCGAGAATGTCGTCGCGGACGGCTACGCCGGTCTTGGTGATGGATTCATCTGCCAGCAGATCGCACAAGCCGTTGCAAAGAGGCAGGAGATTGATCTGGAAAATGTAGGCACAGGAAGCGGTGGCGAGCTGGATGAGTGATGGTGGTCCGGGTTTTTTGCCCTTCTTGAAAACCGGGCGGGTTTCCGTATCGAAGCCGAGGAGCGTTTCTCCTTCAATGTCCTTGAGCGCGCGTGTCCGCTGCTTTTCGGTGCGTATGACTTCGATTGGCCCTTCGTAACGACGTAGGGGCATCTCATTGATGTCGCTCTTGGTGAACGCTTTGAGATATTGTTCCGGTATGGTTGGGACCTTGGTCATGAAATACAATACAGCTCGTTATCGGGGGCATACCCAGTTGAAGTGGAGGGATGGTTGAATATTTGAGCGGTTTCGTCAAGTCCGGGAATGAAAAAAAGCCAAATGAATATATTTCGGTCAGTTGGACGTGCTCAAATAAACACCTGTTACCGGCCTGTGCAGGGGGTGTCGTAATAACGCC from Pseudodesulfovibrio profundus encodes the following:
- a CDS encoding YchJ family protein, which codes for MTKPCPCGSGKEHVECCTPYISGEKPAPTAEALMRSRYSAYVLNELDYLKQSLAPEALKDHDDSSVKEWAEKADWLGLEIHDTWAGGEGDEAGIVEFTANYAIDGEELSHRERGEFRKIEDNWRYVDGQMVSGPPVRKERKIGRNEPCPCDSGKKYKKCCGR
- the arfB gene encoding alternative ribosome rescue aminoacyl-tRNA hydrolase ArfB — encoded protein: MIRITEKVVIPYEEIRFITSRSSGPGGQHVNTTDTRVTLLFSVEKSNALSQLQKVAVNGKLRRRIDKRGILRVTSQKFRSQKSNKDSAIERFVELMQWALKPVTKRKSTAVPKSAKRRRLERKKQTAQRKKARKTPDVSKEY
- a CDS encoding 3'-5' exonuclease; amino-acid sequence: MTKVPTIPEQYLKAFTKSDINEMPLRRYEGPIEVIRTEKQRTRALKDIEGETLLGFDTETRPVFKKGKKPGPPSLIQLATASCAYIFQINLLPLCNGLCDLLADESITKTGVAVRDDILGLQRLAEFTPSGFIDLSDVSTAAKMQTHGLRNMAANLLGFRISKSAQCSNWAKEKLTTQQINYAATDAWVSRELYLALHDLGLIRS